One stretch of Xiphophorus maculatus strain JP 163 A chromosome 19, X_maculatus-5.0-male, whole genome shotgun sequence DNA includes these proteins:
- the LOC102217842 gene encoding syntaxin-11-like produces MRDRLGHLQEAQTDPEGFSTVDLNGRSEHEDSNPDLDGILQQAQRIRLEIQQIQNDIGELKEVNFQTLNKTSFPDVTKRDSNAIGMDIKHRGEAVLQQLHGMNDLRGQLEDQRGSSDPAARVARTQYRYLSAALREVMFSYNEAEMSHSEACKRHIQRQMEVAGREVSETELEEMMEGEEPQVFSIQVGGQTARSALVSIESRQRELQELEKRIQGIQELFLDVAMLVEEQGAGVEIIERNVQNAEVTVQEGTFQLDRALASDKNNPFKKMFCGCFPCYKKLP; encoded by the coding sequence ATGAGAGACCGACTGGGACACCTGCAGGAGGCCCAGACTGATCCTGAAGGTTTCAGCACCGTGGACCTGAACGGCCGCTCAGAACACGAAGACTCCAACCCGGATCTGGATGGGATCCTGCAGCAGGCCCAGCGGATCCGTCTGGAGATCCAGCAGATCCAGAACGACATTGGCGAGCTAAAGGAAGTGAACTTCCAGACGTTAAACAAGACTTCATTTCCCGATGTCACGAAGCGAGACTCCAACGCAATCGGGATGGACATCAAGCACAGAGGGGAAGCCGTGTTGCAGCAGCTGCACGGGATGAACGACCTCCGGGGTCAGCTGGAGGACCAGCGGGGCTCCTCTGACCCCGCGGCCCGCGTCGCTCGAACCCAGTACCGCTACCTGAGCGCCGCGCTGCGGGAGGTCATGTTCAGCTACAACGAGGCCGAGATGAGCCACAGCGAGGCCTGCAAGCGCCACATCCAGCGGCAGATGGAGGTGGCGGGGAGGGAGGTCAGCGAGACGGAGCTCGAAGAGATGATGGAGGGAGAGGAGCCGCAGGTGTTCAGCATCCAGGTGGGGGGCCAGACCGCCCGCTCGGCCCTGGTGAGCATCGAGAGCAGACAGCGGGAGCTGCAGGAGCTGGAGAAGAGGATCCAGGGGATTCAGGAGCTCTTCTTGGACGTGGCCATGCTGGTGGAGGAGCAGGGGGCCGGGGTGGAGATCATCGAGAGGAACGTCCAGAACGCCGAGGTGACCGTCCAGGAGGGCACGTTCCAGCTGGACAGAGCCCTCGCATCGGATAAAAACAACCCCTTCAAGAAGATGTTTTGTGGCTGTTTTCCGTGTTACAAAAAATTGCCTTGA